The following coding sequences lie in one bacterium genomic window:
- a CDS encoding succinate--CoA ligase subunit alpha, producing MSILVDSNTKLLVQGMGRVGQLHTGLSQEFGTAVVAGVTPGRGGSEACGLPVFNSVREAVRETGANASVVFVPPPGAADAILEATDAGIELICAITEGIPVSDMLRARAAVRASETRLVGPNCPGVLDPGLKIRIGIAPYSIFKPGTVGVVSRSGTLTYEAVHQLTQMGIGQSTCVGIGGDPIPGTNFIDTLRLFQDDPATSA from the coding sequence ATGAGTATTCTCGTCGACTCGAACACGAAACTTCTGGTTCAGGGAATGGGCCGTGTGGGGCAATTGCATACGGGCCTTTCCCAGGAATTCGGTACGGCGGTCGTCGCTGGTGTGACACCGGGACGCGGCGGTAGCGAGGCCTGTGGACTTCCCGTCTTCAACAGCGTTCGCGAGGCCGTTCGAGAGACCGGTGCCAATGCATCCGTGGTCTTCGTCCCGCCGCCGGGCGCGGCCGACGCGATTCTCGAAGCGACCGACGCCGGAATCGAATTGATCTGCGCGATCACCGAAGGAATTCCGGTCAGCGATATGTTGCGCGCGCGCGCCGCGGTCCGCGCCAGTGAAACCCGCCTGGTCGGGCCGAACTGTCCCGGCGTACTCGATCCCGGACTCAAGATTCGCATCGGCATCGCGCCCTATTCGATTTTCAAACCGGGCACGGTGGGAGTGGTGTCGCGTTCAGGCACATTGACCTACGAGGCGGTTCATCAACTGACCCAGATGGGGATCGGACAGTCGACGTGCGTGGGGATCGGAGGGGATCCGATTCCCGGGACCAACTTCATCGACACGCTGCGGCTCTTCCAGGACGATCCCGCGACGAGTGCAG